The Musa acuminata AAA Group cultivar baxijiao chromosome BXJ1-3, Cavendish_Baxijiao_AAA, whole genome shotgun sequence genome window below encodes:
- the LOC135638592 gene encoding pollen-specific leucine-rich repeat extensin-like protein 1: MNREGEPPYSAATAGGGGGIKPWVLMLLFSVLILLFFPPWLSSSSRISRPIVTRKGWDALIFLLVLFFVLCGVLGRRSGGDGPERSPRQALDDWLRFTSPTAQVRYSRPLQTSPTAGFNRMRSSSYYPDLRPDVMSLGSGAAAAADADGWRCYDDIQHYRRGPESRGWQRQNFGDIKSKTIPVDTLVLRRSPSPISRSSPSPPSPPPQRQQRRSVYKLPGREVDEDGIFGLQMPYPPSPPPQRQSRRRSVEEFPEGREVDKDEIFGSEKPQLPSPPRKRQSRRRRSVEKFPKERKVDKDEIFGSEKPHPPPPCRQRQPRRRNLEKLPEREAEQSINLEIERHPLSPQAPARSRRRRRRSVGNTLKWEVKQDHNFLGLEKPRKSPPASPPPHLLPPPPPLPQEEEKRRHEKRSGGGVKDSAAAAITLFDQQKKGSKAMRSPDDVSLHYEVSASSHSPPPPPPPLFHHVFSHKKGESKKCQINSFSAAPPPPPMRIRQSREQVLHPPPSAPSQSEGKEKTDHNKVPFPRLSSLPPRPQKSQLSKHPLPPLSPKIPPPRSDEMVRRHSSKDHEGETKARETEVGVGVAVFCPSPDVNNKADLFIARCHANWKLEKQNSRRDKERRKLQGGESSVATRQSNEDRVQAIPPSPAGSVKASP, encoded by the coding sequence ATGAACAGAGAAGGGGAACCGCCTTATTCTGCTGCGACCGCTGGTGGCGGTGGTGGAATTAAGCCATGGGTTTTAATGCTGTTGTTCTCCGTTCTTATTCTACTCTTCTTTCCTCCCTGGCTCTCTTCCTCTTCCCGTATCTCCCGTCCCATTGTGACGAGGAAGGGATGGGATGCCCTCATCTTCCTTCTTGTGCTCTTCTTCGTTCTCTGTGGCGTCCTCGGCCGCCGCTCTGGCGGCGACGGTCCCGAGAGGTCCCCTCGGCAGGCCCTCGACGACTGGCTCAGGTTCACCAGTCCCACCGCCCAGGTTAGGTACTCCCGCCCCCTGCAGACCAGTCCAACGGCGGGCTTTAATCGGATGCGGAGCAGCAGCTACTACCCGGATCTGAGGCCGGATGTGATGTCATTGGGCAGCGGTGCCGCTGCAGCAGCCGACGCCGACGGGTGGCGTTGCTACGATGATATACAGCATTATCGCCGGGGGCCGGAATCCAGGGGTTGGCAGCGGCAGAATTTTGGGGATATTAAGTCGAAGACGATTCCGGTGGACACCTTAGTCCTGCGGCGGAGCCCTTCTCCGATATCTAGATCTTCGCCGAGCCCACCGTCGCCACCGCCGCAGCGGCAGCAGAGGAGATCGGTATACAAGCTCCCCGGGAGAGAGGTGGACGAAGATGGCATTTTTGGATTGCAGATGCCCTATCCACCGTCGCCACCACCGCAGCGCCAGTCAAGGAGGAGGAGCGTCGAGGAGTTTCCAGAAGGGAGAGAGGTGGACAAAGATGAGATTTTTGGATCGGAGAAGCCCCAGTTGCCGTCGCCACCAAGGAAGCGCCAgtccaggaggaggaggagcgtggAGAAGTTCCCGAAAGAGAGGAAGGTGGACAAAGATGAGATATTTGGATCGGAGAAACCCCATCCACCGCCGCCTTGCAGACAGCGACAGCCGAGGAGGAGGAACTTAGAGAAGCTTCCTGAGAGGGAAGCGGAACAAAGCATAAACCTTGAGATCGAGAGGCACCCGCTGTCGCCCCAAGCGCCGGCGAGATCACGGCGTCGGAGGAGGAGAAGCGTCGGGAATACTCTAAAATGGGAGGTGAAGCAAGATCATAACTTTTTGGGACTCGAAAAGCCTCGTAAGTCGCCGCCGGCGTCGCCACCGCCTCATCTtctgccgccaccgccgccgctgccacaggaggaggagaagaggaggcatGAAAAGCGGAGTGGCGGTGGGGTGAAGGACTCCGCTGCCGCAGCTATCACTTTGTTTGATCAGCAGAAGAAAGGAAGCAAGGCGATGAGATCTCCCGATGATGTATCGCTTCACTACGAGGTCTCCGCTTCTTCCCATTCTCCACCGCCACCACCTCCCCCGCTCTTCCACCATGTATTCTCTCACAAGAAAGGGGAAAGCAAGAAGTGCCAGATCAACTCGTTCTCAGcagctcctccaccacctccgatGCGAATCCGTCAGTCCAGGGAGCAAGTCTTACACCCACCGCCCTCTGCTCCATCACAGAGCGAGGGGAAAGAAAAGACCGACCATAACAAGGTGCCCTTCCCGCGTTTGTCCTCCCTGCCACCACGGCCACAAAAATCCCAGCTTTCTAAGCACCCTCTCCCGCCCTTATCCCCCAAGATACCGCCGCCTAGGTCGGATGAGATGGTGAGGAGGCACAGCAGCAAGGACCATGAGGGAGAGACGAAGGCAAGAGAAACagaggtgggggtgggggtggcaGTTTTCTGCCCGAGCCCAGACGTCAACAACAAGGCGGACCTCTTCATCGCCCGATGCCATGCAAATTGGAAGCTCGAGAAGCAGAACTCCAGACGAGACAAGGAGCGGCGGAAACTACAAGGAGGCGAATCGAGTGTGGCCACCAGGCAGTCCAACGAAGACCGGGTTCAGGCGATTCCGCCGTCGCCTGCGGGGAGCGTAAAAGCTTCTCCCTGA